A genome region from Populus alba chromosome 3, ASM523922v2, whole genome shotgun sequence includes the following:
- the LOC118028654 gene encoding late embryogenesis abundant protein At1g64065 encodes MAETEQVKPLAPAAFQIRSDEEETMPVQMKTRRRSCINCCGCITAMLLIVAVTILVLALTVFHVKDPVIKMNRVFVQRLELANGTLRTDVNVTLLAEVSVKNPNAASFKFKKGTTTIYYGGAVVGEANTPPGTAKARRTLHMNVTVDLIPAKLLAVPRFISDIRSTGALNLTSSTIISGKVRILRTFKKYIVVGVNCTVTYNLASREIHGGNCKPHLSI; translated from the coding sequence ATGGCTGAGACAGAGCAGGTCAAGCCCTTAGCCCCGGCAGCATTCCAAATCCgcagtgatgaagaagaaacaatGCCTGTGCAAATGAAAACTCGCCGACGAAGTTGCATCAACTGCTGTGGCTGCATCACTGCGATGTTATTAATTGTTGCCGTGACTATTCTAGTTTTAGCCCTTACAGTTTTTCATGTCAAGGACCCTGTGATCAAGATGAACAGGGTATTCGTGCAACGCCTTGAGCTTGCTAATGGGACTCTTCGAACAGATGTGAACGTGACTCTTCTTGCTGAAGTCTCCGTGAAAAATCCTAACGCGGCCTCGTTCAAGTTCAAAAAAGGCACAACGACTATTTACTATGGTGGCGCGGTGGTTGGCGAGGCTAATACTCCGCCAGGGACGGCCAAGGCGAGGCGGACTCTACATATGAATGTCACAGTGGATCTAATTCCTGCCAAATTATTGGCTGTTCCACGCTTCATCAGTGACATACGTTCAACGGGAGCATTGAATTTGACCAGCAGTACAATAATTAGTGGGAAGGTGAGGATACTCCGAACTTTCAAGAAATATATTGTGGTGGGAGTAAATTGCACTGTGACATATAATCTGGCAAGTCGGGAAATTCACGGTGGCAACTGCAAACCTCATCTGAGTATCTAA